A single genomic interval of Macaca nemestrina isolate mMacNem1 chromosome 14, mMacNem.hap1, whole genome shotgun sequence harbors:
- the LOC105480983 gene encoding large ribosomal subunit protein mL50 has translation MAARYLSGITRRVFLWTVSGTPRREFWSRFRKEKEPVVAETVEEKKEPILVCPPLRSQAYTPPEDLQSRLESYVKEVFGSSLPSNWQDISLEDSRLKFNLLAHLADDLGHVVPNSRLHQMCRVRDVLDFYNVPIQDRSKFDELSASNLPPNLKITWSY, from the exons ATGGCGGCGCGATATCTGTCCGGTATTACCAGGCGAGTCTTCCTGTGGACAGTCTCAGGGACACCACGTAGAGAATTTTGGTCTCGATTCAG aaaagagaaagagccaGTGGTTGCTGAGACagtagaagagaaaaaggaacctATCCTAGTGTGTCCACCCTTACGAAGCCAAGCATACACACCACCTGAAGATCTCCAGAGTCGTTTGGAATCTTACGTTAAAGAAGTTTTTGGTTCATCTCTTCCTAGTAATTGGCAAGACATCTCCCTGGAAGATAGTCGTCTAAAGTTCAATCTTTTGGCACATTTAGCTGATGACTTGGGTCATGTAGTCCCTAACTCCAGACTCCACCAGATGTGCAGGGTTAGAGATGTTCTTGATTTCTATAATGTCCCTATTCAAGATAGATCTAAATTTGATGAACTCAGTGCCAGTAATCTGCCTCCAAATTTGAAAATCACTTGGAGTTACTAA